A single Clavibacter nebraskensis NCPPB 2581 DNA region contains:
- a CDS encoding ATP-binding cassette domain-containing protein: protein MPSPEIHPPASAPDDRADGFVRVRGASENTLRDVDVDIPRDRIVAFTGVSGSGKSSLAFGTVYAEAQRRFFESVAPYARRLIRQEQTPHVESITGLPPAVALQQRRGAPSTRSTVGTVTTLSNSLRMLMSRAGTYPAGQGRLDSDAFSPNTAAGACPVCHGLGVAHTVTEESLVPDPSLTIREGAVAAWPGAWQGKNLRDIVIALGHDVDVPWRELPQDARDWLLFTEEQPVVQITPQRDRVAKPYNGRFWSARSYVLHTLADSASPRLREAALAHMVSGTCERCGGSGLTPEALAVTFAGRSIQELNALTLADLATAIAPTDGMGDVAVTITTDLVARLAVLVDLGLGYLSLGRVTTTLSPGEMQRLRLATQLRSGLFGVVYVLDEPSAGLHPADAEPLLEVLEQLRDSGNSVFVVEHDMDVVRRSDWIVDVGPGAGQAGGSVVYSGPVDGLREVEASATRPHLFPDLAPARVDRTPRTPTGSIRATGVTLHNLVDLDVEIPLGVMVAVTGVSGSGKSTLVSRVLPDLLRASLAPDRVVVEDSDDADGDDDASGPARIARVEGADAVDRLVSVDQRPIGRTPRSTLATYTGLFDAVRRTYASTDEARARGYGAGRFSFNVAGGRCETCQGEGSVTVELLFLPGSYGPCPTCHGARYEPATLEIEYHGRSIADVLAMTVDEAHGFLADVPLAARALATLRDVGLGYLRLGQPATELSGGEAQRIKLATELQRAPRGHTLYLLDEPTTGLHPADVVLLLRQLQGLVDAGNTVVVVEHETDVVADADRVIDLGPSGGDQGGRIVAQGTPREVADTAGSRTAPYLARRLDAS from the coding sequence GTGCCTTCCCCCGAGATCCACCCGCCCGCATCCGCCCCCGACGACCGAGCCGACGGCTTCGTCCGGGTGCGGGGAGCGTCCGAGAACACGCTCCGCGACGTGGACGTCGACATCCCCCGCGACCGGATCGTCGCCTTCACGGGCGTCTCGGGATCCGGCAAGTCGTCGCTCGCGTTCGGCACCGTCTACGCCGAGGCGCAGCGCCGGTTCTTCGAGTCGGTGGCGCCGTACGCGCGCCGGCTGATCCGGCAGGAGCAGACGCCGCACGTCGAGAGCATCACCGGCCTGCCGCCCGCGGTCGCGCTGCAGCAGCGGCGGGGCGCGCCCAGCACGCGCTCGACCGTCGGCACCGTCACCACGCTGTCCAACTCGCTGCGGATGCTCATGTCGCGCGCGGGCACCTACCCCGCGGGCCAGGGCCGCCTCGACTCCGACGCCTTCTCTCCGAACACGGCCGCGGGCGCGTGCCCCGTGTGCCACGGACTCGGGGTCGCGCACACCGTGACCGAGGAATCGCTCGTGCCGGATCCGTCGCTCACGATCCGCGAGGGCGCCGTCGCCGCGTGGCCGGGCGCCTGGCAGGGCAAGAACCTGCGCGACATCGTCATCGCGCTCGGGCACGACGTGGACGTGCCGTGGCGCGAGCTGCCGCAGGACGCGCGGGACTGGCTGCTCTTCACGGAGGAGCAGCCGGTGGTGCAGATCACGCCGCAGCGCGACCGCGTGGCGAAGCCCTACAACGGGCGGTTCTGGAGCGCGCGCTCCTACGTGCTGCACACGCTCGCCGACTCCGCGAGCCCGCGCCTGCGCGAGGCGGCGCTCGCGCACATGGTGTCCGGCACGTGCGAGCGGTGCGGCGGCAGCGGGCTCACGCCCGAGGCGCTGGCCGTGACCTTCGCGGGCCGCAGCATCCAGGAGCTCAATGCGCTGACGCTCGCCGACCTCGCCACCGCCATCGCCCCGACGGACGGCATGGGCGACGTGGCCGTGACGATCACGACGGACCTCGTCGCCCGCCTCGCCGTGCTCGTGGACCTCGGGCTCGGCTACCTCAGCCTCGGCCGCGTCACGACGACGCTCTCCCCGGGCGAGATGCAGCGGCTCCGGCTCGCGACACAGCTGCGGTCGGGTCTGTTCGGCGTGGTCTACGTGCTCGACGAGCCGTCGGCGGGGTTGCACCCGGCCGACGCGGAGCCGCTCCTCGAGGTGCTGGAGCAGCTGCGCGACTCCGGCAACTCGGTCTTCGTCGTCGAGCACGACATGGACGTCGTGCGGCGGTCCGACTGGATCGTCGACGTGGGACCGGGCGCGGGGCAGGCGGGCGGATCCGTCGTCTACAGCGGTCCCGTCGACGGACTCCGCGAGGTCGAGGCGTCGGCGACCCGGCCGCACCTCTTCCCCGACCTCGCGCCCGCCCGGGTGGACCGCACGCCGCGCACGCCGACCGGGAGCATCCGGGCGACGGGCGTGACGCTGCACAACCTCGTGGACCTCGACGTCGAGATCCCGCTCGGCGTGATGGTGGCCGTGACGGGCGTCTCCGGATCCGGCAAGTCGACGCTCGTGAGCCGCGTGCTGCCCGACCTGCTGCGGGCATCGCTCGCGCCCGACCGCGTGGTGGTCGAGGACTCCGACGACGCGGACGGCGACGACGACGCGTCGGGACCGGCGCGGATCGCCCGGGTGGAGGGCGCCGACGCCGTCGACCGGCTCGTGTCCGTGGACCAGCGCCCCATCGGCCGCACGCCGCGCTCGACGCTCGCGACCTACACGGGGCTCTTCGACGCGGTCCGGCGGACGTACGCGTCGACCGACGAGGCGCGCGCCCGCGGCTACGGAGCGGGGCGGTTCTCCTTCAACGTCGCGGGCGGGCGCTGCGAGACCTGCCAGGGCGAGGGATCCGTCACCGTCGAGCTCCTCTTCCTCCCCGGCTCCTACGGGCCGTGCCCCACGTGCCACGGCGCCCGGTACGAGCCGGCGACCCTCGAGATCGAGTACCACGGGCGCTCGATCGCGGACGTGCTGGCGATGACGGTGGACGAGGCGCACGGCTTCCTCGCCGACGTGCCACTCGCCGCGCGCGCCCTCGCCACGCTGCGCGACGTGGGCCTCGGCTACCTGCGGCTCGGCCAGCCGGCCACGGAGCTGTCGGGCGGCGAGGCGCAGCGGATCAAGCTGGCCACCGAGCTGCAGCGGGCGCCGCGCGGCCACACGCTCTACCTGCTGGACGAGCCGACGACGGGGCTGCACCCGGCCGACGTCGTGCTCCTCCTCCGGCAGCTGCAGGGACTCGTGGACGCGGGCAACACGGTCGTCGTGGTCGAGCACGAGACGGATGTGGTGGCGGACGCCGACCGCGTGATCGACCTCGGGCCGTCGGGCGGCGACCAGGGCGGGCGGATCGTCGCCCAGGGCACCCCGCGCGAGGTCGCCGACACGGCCGGGAGCCGCACGGCGCCCTACCTCGCGCGGCGGCTCGACGCCTCCTGA
- a CDS encoding LamB/YcsF family protein, producing the protein MHIDLNSDLAESFGRWTLGDDDAMLDVVSSANVACGFHAGDPLVMLHALERAARNGVAVGAHVAYRDLAGFGRRDLDASPAELTGDVLYQLAAISGMARTVGARVSYIKPHGALYNRIAHDPVQAQAVVDAVVALDPSLPVLGLPGSEILRLAAAAGLPTRVEAFTDRAYTPEGALVSRRQEGAVIHDPAEVAARSVRMATEGTVVAIDGSVVRLDPDSLCLHSDTPGAVGLARAVRDALEAAGVEIRPVPDAGASSTPGHRVLPARDRRTL; encoded by the coding sequence ATGCACATCGACCTCAACAGCGACCTGGCCGAGTCCTTCGGCCGCTGGACCCTCGGCGACGACGACGCGATGCTCGACGTCGTGTCGAGCGCGAACGTGGCCTGTGGGTTCCACGCGGGGGATCCGCTCGTCATGCTGCACGCGCTCGAGCGCGCGGCCCGGAACGGCGTCGCGGTCGGCGCGCATGTCGCCTACCGCGACCTCGCCGGATTCGGCCGGCGCGACCTCGACGCCTCGCCCGCCGAGCTCACGGGCGACGTGCTCTACCAGCTCGCGGCGATCAGCGGCATGGCCCGGACCGTCGGCGCCCGCGTCTCCTACATCAAGCCCCACGGCGCCCTCTACAACCGCATCGCGCACGACCCCGTCCAGGCGCAGGCCGTGGTGGACGCGGTCGTGGCGCTCGACCCCTCGCTCCCGGTGCTCGGGCTCCCGGGCTCCGAGATCCTCCGGCTGGCCGCAGCCGCCGGCCTGCCGACGCGCGTCGAGGCGTTCACCGACCGCGCCTACACGCCCGAGGGCGCGCTCGTGTCCCGGCGGCAGGAGGGCGCGGTGATCCACGACCCGGCCGAGGTCGCGGCCCGCTCCGTGCGCATGGCGACGGAGGGCACGGTCGTCGCGATCGACGGATCCGTGGTGCGGCTCGACCCCGACTCGCTCTGCCTGCACAGCGACACCCCCGGAGCCGTGGGGCTGGCGCGCGCGGTGCGCGACGCGCTCGAGGCGGCGGGCGTCGAGATCCGGCCGGTGCCGGACGCGGGCGCATCCTCCACCCCGGGCCACCGCGTCCTCCCCGCCCGCGACCGGCGCACCCTGTGA
- a CDS encoding 5-oxoprolinase subunit B family protein has product MTLRLLPCGDAAVMLDLDSLDEVLRLQPVLDATRPRGVVDIVPGARSILVTVDPRVLPLAAARSWALAAQPADEAGARGGAPVEIDVVYDGEDLADVAALLGIGVREVVERHTSGTWTVAFGGFAPGFGYLAGVPGLEVPRRTSPRPRVPAGAVALAGEFSGIYPRVSPGGWQLIGTTRAVLWDPEREPAALLQPGSAVRFREVDA; this is encoded by the coding sequence GTGACCCTCCGGCTCCTGCCGTGCGGCGACGCCGCCGTGATGCTCGACCTCGACTCGCTGGACGAGGTCCTGCGCCTGCAGCCCGTGCTCGACGCGACCCGGCCGCGCGGCGTCGTGGACATCGTGCCGGGCGCGCGCAGCATCCTCGTCACGGTGGATCCGCGCGTGCTGCCGCTCGCCGCCGCCCGTTCCTGGGCTCTGGCCGCCCAGCCCGCCGACGAGGCCGGCGCCCGCGGCGGCGCGCCCGTCGAGATCGACGTGGTCTACGACGGCGAGGACCTGGCCGACGTGGCCGCGCTCCTCGGCATCGGCGTGCGCGAGGTCGTGGAGCGGCACACCTCGGGCACCTGGACGGTCGCGTTCGGCGGCTTCGCGCCCGGCTTCGGCTACCTCGCCGGCGTGCCCGGCCTCGAGGTGCCGCGCCGCACGTCGCCGCGGCCGCGGGTCCCGGCCGGCGCCGTCGCGCTGGCGGGCGAGTTCAGCGGCATCTACCCGCGCGTCTCGCCGGGCGGCTGGCAGCTCATCGGCACGACGCGGGCGGTGCTGTGGGATCCGGAGCGCGAGCCGGCGGCGCTCCTGCAGCCCGGATCCGCCGTGCGCTTCCGCGAGGTCGACGCGTGA
- a CDS encoding DUF2510 domain-containing protein translates to MTDSTGTPSTPAGWYADPAGSDRLRWWDGTRWTDHLADAPAAAAAAAAAEPAAAPTSGHVAPEAPAAPASAPPANCQQAPGQASAQQPYAQQPYSQAGYAQTPYAVPTPPPQVPASTAPFTWAIWVLAALPVISLISILGLDLRQMMSPMHYDRGSMAPGVGPLLPGVGYLVANLVAFLVYGANVAVAYFDWRDLGRRGIVRPFHWAWTFLGSGVYVIGRSVIVRRRITGNPSRVLAPLWLWVGITAIVLFVAVVKWVDGFISVMQMYGPTRY, encoded by the coding sequence GTGACTGACTCGACCGGAACGCCCTCCACTCCCGCGGGCTGGTACGCGGATCCCGCGGGATCCGACCGCCTGCGCTGGTGGGACGGCACGCGCTGGACCGACCACCTGGCCGATGCGCCTGCCGCAGCCGCGGCAGCCGCTGCCGCCGAGCCCGCCGCCGCGCCGACCTCCGGCCATGTCGCCCCGGAGGCGCCGGCCGCTCCCGCCTCGGCGCCGCCGGCGAACTGTCAGCAGGCTCCCGGGCAGGCGTCCGCGCAGCAGCCGTACGCGCAGCAGCCGTACTCGCAGGCCGGGTACGCGCAGACGCCGTACGCCGTCCCGACCCCTCCGCCGCAGGTGCCCGCGTCCACGGCGCCGTTCACCTGGGCGATCTGGGTGCTCGCCGCGCTGCCCGTCATCTCGCTCATCTCGATCCTGGGCCTCGACCTCCGGCAGATGATGAGCCCCATGCACTACGACCGCGGATCCATGGCCCCCGGTGTCGGCCCCTTGCTCCCCGGCGTCGGCTACCTCGTGGCGAACCTCGTGGCCTTCCTCGTCTACGGCGCCAACGTCGCGGTCGCGTACTTCGACTGGCGCGACCTCGGCCGGCGCGGCATCGTCCGCCCGTTCCACTGGGCATGGACGTTCCTCGGCTCGGGCGTCTACGTCATCGGACGGTCCGTCATCGTCCGTCGTCGCATCACCGGGAACCCAAGCCGCGTGCTCGCGCCGCTCTGGCTGTGGGTCGGCATCACCGCGATCGTCCTGTTCGTCGCCGTCGTCAAGTGGGTCGACGGGTTCATCAGCGTGATGCAGATGTACGGACCCACCCGCTACTGA
- a CDS encoding biotin-dependent carboxyltransferase family protein has protein sequence MSDAVVGRRGRRAWAVVQAGLVVERTGPLMLVQDAGRPGHGGIGVSPSGALDPRALADANLLVGNDPGAAGLEIVLGGAVLRATSAVWVAVTGAVGPLVRTVGRESRPAPYAAAVLLDAGDALEIGTAVAGIRWYLAVRGGVDVAPVLGSRATDLLSRVGPAPVAVGDVLPVGSAPARPVPPVDALAVSAPADGEVLLRASPGPRLDWFVDGSWAALFDRAWEVTAEADRVGVRLDGDPLERRIPGELPSEGVVTGALQVPPSGRPILFLADHPMTGGYPVIGVVARDDIRLAAQLRPGQRVRFV, from the coding sequence GTGAGCGACGCCGTGGTCGGACGCCGCGGCCGCCGTGCGTGGGCCGTCGTCCAGGCCGGCCTCGTGGTCGAGCGCACCGGCCCGCTCATGCTCGTGCAGGACGCGGGCCGACCCGGCCACGGCGGCATCGGCGTCTCGCCGTCCGGCGCCCTGGATCCGCGCGCCCTCGCCGACGCGAACCTCCTCGTCGGCAACGACCCCGGCGCGGCGGGCCTCGAGATCGTGCTCGGCGGCGCGGTGCTGCGGGCGACCTCCGCCGTGTGGGTCGCGGTCACGGGCGCCGTCGGACCGCTCGTGCGCACCGTCGGCCGCGAGTCCCGCCCGGCGCCGTACGCCGCCGCCGTGCTGCTCGACGCCGGCGACGCCCTCGAGATCGGCACGGCCGTCGCGGGGATCCGCTGGTACCTGGCGGTGCGCGGCGGCGTCGACGTCGCGCCCGTGCTCGGCTCGCGCGCCACCGACCTGCTCTCCCGCGTGGGACCCGCGCCCGTGGCGGTCGGCGACGTGCTGCCCGTCGGATCCGCGCCCGCCCGGCCCGTGCCCCCCGTCGACGCGCTCGCCGTCTCCGCGCCGGCCGACGGCGAGGTGCTCCTCCGCGCGTCGCCGGGCCCGCGCCTCGACTGGTTCGTCGACGGATCCTGGGCCGCGCTCTTCGACCGCGCGTGGGAGGTGACCGCCGAGGCCGACCGGGTGGGCGTGCGCCTCGACGGCGATCCCCTCGAGCGGCGGATCCCCGGCGAGCTCCCCAGCGAGGGCGTCGTCACGGGCGCGCTCCAGGTGCCGCCGTCGGGCCGGCCCATCCTGTTCCTCGCCGACCACCCGATGACGGGCGGCTACCCGGTGATCGGCGTGGTCGCGCGGGACGACATCCGGCTGGCGGCGCAGCTGCGCCCCGGCCAGCGCGTCCGCTTCGTGTGA